Proteins co-encoded in one Prunus persica cultivar Lovell chromosome G6, Prunus_persica_NCBIv2, whole genome shotgun sequence genomic window:
- the LOC18773466 gene encoding kinesin-like protein KIN-8B encodes MPSIRAPATKQTTTLTVAVKCRPFRERERGRDIVRVIDNKEVLVLDPDLSKDYLERIQNRTKEKKYCFDHAFDPGCTNLDVYTKCILSVISGVVNGLNATVFAYGSTGSGKTYTMVGTQDDPGLMVLSLHTIFDLIKRDKSSDEFEVTCSYLEVYNEVIYDLLEKSSGHLELREDPEQGVIVAGLRCIKVQSADKILELLNLGNSRRKTESTEANATSSRSHAVLEIKVKRKQKNKYRNQVMRGKLALVDLAGSERASETNSGGQKLRDGANINRSLLALANCINALGKQQKKGLAYVPYRNSKLTRILKDGLSGNSQTVMVATVSPVDSQYHHTVNTLKYADRAKEIKTHIQKNIGTIDTHVSDYQQMIDSLQIEVCRLKKELAEKESQLSVKPVEKAADDELSWLNILSHETSENVQERINLQKASFELEETNLHNRLELQHLDDAIAKEQAIGKDGEVLEVMRTRRQVILDNIRENDEAGVNYHMEIEANEKHRCQLQNMIEEAISNNGNKTYLRILSQYRLLGMANTELQFEMAMRDQVINNQREALRNMWDLLMGLGLDERQIMDLASKKGITIEDWTTTPHLGLSAREQSPDLASSKYASFGHCRGMGQSYSRSSCTFQQSQDFGSMSVPQGHLDLAHSFSREEHHSSYYLLSHDHSPSACMSMRTSSEHWFGGRSSLRFGTLDKTPQDMRKSYPVRENSSFTR; translated from the exons ATGCCGAGCATTAGAGCTCCGGCTACAAAGCAAACTACAACACTCACG GTTGCTGTGAAATGCAGGCCATTTAGGGAGAGAGAACGTGGCCGCGACATTGTTCGAGTAATTGACAATAAG GAGGTGCTTGTGTTGGATCCTGATCTGTCAAAGGACTACCTTGAGCGCATACAGAATcgaacaaaggaaaagaaatattgTTTTGATCATGCATTTGATCCCGGCTGTACTAATTTG GATGTCTACACGAAATGCATATTGTCTGTCATCTCTGGCGTCGTTAATGGTCTCAATGCTACCGTGTTTGCTTATGGTTCTACCGGAAG TGGTAAAACATATACAATGGTCGGGACACAAGATGACCCAGGACTCATGGTACTCAGTTTGCATACAATCTTTGATCTAATCAAAAGGGACAAGAGCTCTGATGAATTTGAAGTTACCTGTTCCTATCTTGAAGTCTACAATGAG GTCATCTATGATTTGCTTGAAAAGTCATCAGGCCATTTGGAACTCAGAGAGGACCCAGAGCAAGGAGTAATTGTTGCTGGGCTGAGGTGTATCAAG GTACAATCAGCTGATAAGATTCTTGAACTCTTAAACTTGGGGAATAGCCGACGGAAAACTGAAAGCACAGAGGCTAATGCAACATCTTCTCG GTCACATGCAGTGCtggaaataaaagtaaaaagaaaacagaaaaataagtacCGGAATCAAGTAATGCGAGGAAAACTCGCACTTGTGGATCTAGCTGGCAGCGAACGAgcttcagaaacaaacagTGGAGGCCAAAAATTAAGGGATGGAGCAAATATTAACCGTTCACTTCTCGCCTTGGCAAACTGCATAAATGCACTGGGGAAACAGCAAAAGAAGGGTCTTGCTTATGTTCCTTACCGCAATAG CAAATTGACACGAATACTCAAAGATGGTTTGAGTGGTAATTCTCAAACGGTTATGGTTGCTACTGTATCCCCTGTGGACAGTCAGTATCATCACACTGTGAATACCTTGAAATATGCTGATCGGGCAAAGGAAATAAAGACACACATCCAG AAAAACATCGGCACTATTGATACACATGTATCAGACTACCAACAAATGATTGACAGTCTTCAG ATTGAGGTTTGCCGATTGAAAAAAGAACTAGCTGAAAAGGAATCACAGCTAAGTGTCAAACCTGTTGAAAAAGCTGCAGATGATGAACTTTCATGGTTGAATATTTTGAGCCATGAAACCAGTGAAAATGTTCAGGAAAGGATAAACCTACAGAAGGCATCATTTGAGCTTGAGGAAACCAACCTTCATAACCGCCTTGAACTCCAACATCTTGATGATGCTATAGCAAAAGAACAG GCTATTGGAAAAGATGGGGAAGTTTTAGAGGTTATGAGAACAAGGCGGCAAGTAATTTTGGATAACATCCGTGAGAATGATGAAGCTGGTGTCAATTACCATATG GAAATTGAAGCAAATGAGAAGCATCGATGTCAACTCCAAAATATGATTGAGGAGGCCATTAGTAACAATGGCAATAAAACGTACTTGCGTATTCTTAGTCAATACAGGCTCTTG GGAATGGCTAATACTGAGCTTCAGTTTGAAATGGCAATGAGGGATCAAGTGATTAACAACCAACGAGAAGCACTGAGAAACATGTGGGACTTGCTTATGGGGTTAGGACTTGATGAGAGACAGATCATGGACCTTGCGTCTAAGAAGGGAATAACGATAGAAGACTGGACGACAACACCCCATCTTGGCCTTTCTGCAAGGGAGCAGTCACCAGATTTGGCTTCCAGCAAATATGCTTCTTTTGGTCATTGTCGTGGCATGGGTCAGTCGTATTCTAGATCGTCTTGCACCTTTCAGCAGTCTCAAGACTTTGGTTCGATGTCAGTGCCCCAGGGGCATTTGGATTTGGCTCATTCCTTTTCCAGGGAGGAGCACCATAGCTCCTACTACTTATTGTCTCATGACCATTCCCCTTCAGCCTGTATGAGTATGAGGACAAGTAGTGAGCACTGGTTTGGTGGCAGGTCAAGTTTGCGGTTTGGTACTCTTGATAAGACTCCTCAAGATATGCGAAAATCATATCCAGTGAGGGAGAACTCAAGTTTCACCAGATAG